In the Candidatus Kuenenbacteria bacterium HGW-Kuenenbacteria-1 genome, CATTCCAAAATTTACTCCAGATAATTTAGAAATTGATGCGGTACTTTTAGCCCAAAATGGAGCAACACAAAGTTATTATTATTGGCCAGCTTATTCAAGTGTTAAAACACAAATTACTACTTTTGGTAGCGTTATTTCTAATAAAATATGGACATGGTCTTGGGTAAGCGGGGGAAATATCATCTCTGGATATAAAAATACTTATACCACTTATGATTCAAATTTGATTTATGCTCCTCCACCATATTTCCCAAAAAAAGATGAGTTTGAAGTTTTGTCATGGAATGAGGAATAAAAAAATATACGGGGTTGAACCCCGTATATTTTTTTATAATGTTTTTTTATAATTTTCAATTGCTTTTTTAAATGCATCTAAAGCCAAGATTGAGCAATGAATTTTTTCAGAAGGCAATCCGCCCAAAGCTTTTGTAATTTTTTGATGAGAAATTTTTTTCGCCTGTTCTATTGTTTTTCCTTTTACCATTTCTGTTAAAATGGAGCTGGTAGCAATATTGGAAGCGCAACCATAAGATAAAAATTTTGCTTGATTAATTTTTTTTGATTTAGGATTAATTTTTAAATAAATCGTTAATTTATCTCCGCAAACAAAATTTCCGGCTTCGCCAATAGCATCAGCATTTTTAATTTCACCTACATTTTTCGGGTGAGTAAAATACTTTATTAC is a window encoding:
- a CDS encoding iron-sulfur cluster assembly scaffold protein, whose protein sequence is MIDYNKKVIKYFTHPKNVGEIKNADAIGEAGNFVCGDKLTIYLKINPKSKKINQAKFLSYGCASNIATSSILTEMVKGKTIEQAKKISHQKITKALGGLPSEKIHCSILALDAFKKAIENYKKTL